A genomic region of Magnolia sinica isolate HGM2019 chromosome 6, MsV1, whole genome shotgun sequence contains the following coding sequences:
- the LOC131249410 gene encoding beta-galactosidase 11-like isoform X4 produces MLRSRCGAVLLKFLCLVVLSATALAHKKVTKGVTYDGRSLIINGRRELLFSGSVHYPRSTPETWPQIIAKAKHGGLNVIQTYVFWNVHEPVQGQFNFVGRNDLVKFIKTVWQQGLYVTLRIGPFIEAEWNFGGFPYWLKEVENITFRTDNPPFKYHMEKFTKMIVNMMKREKLYASQGGPIILSQIENEYNMIELAFKEKGKSYVQWAGNMAVGLKTGVPWVMCKQNDAPDPVVSLLSSPSFLQGTNNQRVLWPKNVFFPFFFVSVKINSCNGRNCGDTFVGPNRPNKPVLWTENWTAQYRVFGDPPSQRSAEDLAFSVARFFSKNGTLVNYYMYHGGTNFGRTASSFVTTRYYDEAPLDEYGFQKEPKWGHLRDLHSALRLCRKALLWGLPTVHTMGKDLEALVYEKPGTSVCAAFLTNNDTRVAATATFRGVEFYLPSRSISILPDCKTLVFNTQRITSQHNARGYHPVKESHRDREWKMHQEKIPRISDTYIRSMAPLELMNLTKDRTDYLWYTTSLELERGDLPMRHDISPVIEVASLGHVMHAFINNIYVGSGHGDKIEKSFAFKKAINLKAGTNRISLLGMTVGLPDSGVYLEHRMAGVHSVIIKGLNTGTLDLSTNEWGHKAGVAGESLRIYKQHGSHRVGWSNSKGSEGKPLTWYKRYFDAPHGNEPVALDLSSMGKGQAWVNGENIGRYWVSYLSPLGKPSQSM; encoded by the exons ATGTTGAGGTCACGATGCGGCGCAGTTCTTCTCAAGTTCCTTTGCTTGGTAGTTCTTTCTGCGACTGCATTAGCCCACAAGAAAGTGACCAAGGGCGTGACTTATGACGGAAGGTCATTGATCATTAACGGACGAAGGGAGCTTCTCTTCTCAGGTTCCGTTCATTATCCACGTAGCACTCCTGAG ACATGGCCACAAATCATTGCAAAAGCAAAGCATGGAGGGCTCAACGTCATCCAGACCTACGTCTTCTGGAATGTTCATGAGCCTGTTCAAGGCCAG TTCAATTTTGTTGGAAGGAATGATCTGGTGAAATTCATCAAGACGGTATGGCAGCAAGGCTTGTATGTGACCCTCAGGATCGGTCCCTTCATCGAGGCTGAATGGAACTTTGG AGGATTCCCTTACTGGCTAAAAGAGGTGGAGAACATTACCTTCCGTACCGATAATCCACCATTCAAG TATCATATGGAGAAGTTTACAAAGATGATTGTGAACATGATGAAGAGAGAGAAGTTATATGCATCTCAGGGCGGTCCTATTATCCTATCACAG ATCGAAAATGAATATAACATGATCGAGCTTGcatttaaggagaagggaaaatcTTATGTTCAATGGGCCGGAAACATGGCGGTTGGGCTAAAGACAGGAGTGCCATGGGTGATGTGTAAGCAAAATGATGCCCCTGATCCAGTGGTCAGTCTACTATCTTCACCTTCTTTCTTACAAGGTACAAACAATCAGAGGGTTCTATGgcctaaaaatgttttttttccttttttctttgtgAGTGTGAAGATCAACTCATGCAATGGAAGGAACTGTGGAGATACTTTTGTTGGCCCGAATCGACCAAATAAGCCTGTGTTATGGACTGAGAACTGGACTGCTCAGTACAGAGTGTTTGGTGACCCACCATCTCAGAGATCAGCTGAAGATCTTGCATTCTCAGTTGCTCGCTTCTTCTCCAAGAATGGCACGCTCGTAAACTactacatgtatcatggtggaacGAACTTTGGCAGAACAGCTTCCTCATTTGTAACAACTCGCTATTATGATGAAGCTCCTCTCGACGAATATGGTTTTCAGAAGGAACCCAAGTGGGGTCACCTCAGGGACTTGCACTCTGCTCTGAGACTTTGCAGGAAGGCTTTGCTTTGGGGGCTTCCCACTGTTCACACAATGGGGAAGGATCTAGAGGCCCTTGTTTATGAGAAGCCAGGAACTAGTGTGTGTGCTGCCTTCCTCACCAACAATGATACTAGAGTAGCTGCAACTGCAACTTTCAGAGGTGTTGAATTTTATCTACCCTCGCGGTCGATCAGTATTCTCCCTGATTGCAAGACTCTGGTCTTCAACACTCAAAGG ATAActtcacaacacaatgcaagggGCTATCATCCAGTGAAGGAATCTCACAGGGATAGGGAGTGGAAAATGCATCAAGAGAAGATCCCAAGAATCAGCGACACTTATATTAGATCAATGGCCCCATTAGAACTCATGAACTTGACTAAGGATAGAACAGATTACCTCTGGTATACCACAAG TTTGGAGCTGGAGAGAGGCGACTTACCTATGCGGCATGACATTAGTCCAGTAATTGAGGTCGCATCACTTGGACATGTGATGCACGcatttataaataatatttatGTTG GATCAGGGCATGGAGATAAAATAGAAAAAAGCTTTGCATTCAAGAAAGCCATAAATCTAAAAGCTGGAACCAATCGAATTTCCCTTCTAGGCATGACGGTTGGACTACCG GATAGCGGAGTATACTTAGAGCATAGAATGGCAGGTGTTCATTCTGTAATAATTAAAGGTCTGAACACTGGAACCTTGGATCTGTCTACAAATGAGTGGGGACATAAG GCTGGAGTGGCGGGAGAATCCCTTCGTATCTATAAGCAGCATGGGTCTCACAGGGTCGGCTGGTCCAACTCCAAGGGATCTGAAGGCAAGCCACTTACATGGTACAAG AGATACTTTGATGCTCCTCACGGAAACGAACCCGTCGCTCTAGACCTAAGCAGCATGGGAAAAGGACAGGCTTGGGTCAATGGTGAAAACATCGGCCGTTACTGGGTATCCTACCTCAGTCCTTTGGGGAAGCCTTCTCAATCGATGTAA
- the LOC131249410 gene encoding beta-galactosidase 11-like isoform X6: MLRSRCGAVLLKFLCLVVLSATALAHKKVTKGVTYDGRSLIINGRRELLFSGSVHYPRSTPETWPQIIAKAKHGGLNVIQTYVFWNVHEPVQGQFNFVGRNDLVKFIKTVWQQGLYVTLRIGPFIEAEWNFGGFPYWLKEVENITFRTDNPPFKYHMEKFTKMIVNMMKREKLYASQGGPIILSQIENEYNMIELAFKEKGKSYVQWAGNMAVGLKTGVPWVMCKQNDAPDPVVSLLSSPSFLQGTNNQRVLWPKNVFFPFFFVSVKINSCNGRNCGDTFVGPNRPNKPVLWTENWTAQYRVFGDPPSQRSAEDLAFSVARFFSKNGTLVNYYMYHGGTNFGRTASSFVTTRYYDEAPLDEYGFQKEPKWGHLRDLHSALRLCRKALLWGLPTVHTMGKDLEALVYEKPGTSVCAAFLTNNDTRVAATATFRGVEFYLPSRSISILPDCKTLVFNTQRITSQHNARGYHPVKESHRDREWKMHQEKIPRISDTYIRSMAPLELMNLTKDRTDYLWYTTSLELERGDLPMRHDISPVIEVASLGHVMHAFINNIYVGSGHGDKIEKSFAFKKAINLKAGTNRISLLGMTVGLPDSGVYLEHRMAGVHSVIIKGLNTGTLDLSTNEWGHKAGVAGESLRIYKQHGSHRVGWSNSKGSEGKPLTWYKVSRPESIPEANRKPSCSL; this comes from the exons ATGTTGAGGTCACGATGCGGCGCAGTTCTTCTCAAGTTCCTTTGCTTGGTAGTTCTTTCTGCGACTGCATTAGCCCACAAGAAAGTGACCAAGGGCGTGACTTATGACGGAAGGTCATTGATCATTAACGGACGAAGGGAGCTTCTCTTCTCAGGTTCCGTTCATTATCCACGTAGCACTCCTGAG ACATGGCCACAAATCATTGCAAAAGCAAAGCATGGAGGGCTCAACGTCATCCAGACCTACGTCTTCTGGAATGTTCATGAGCCTGTTCAAGGCCAG TTCAATTTTGTTGGAAGGAATGATCTGGTGAAATTCATCAAGACGGTATGGCAGCAAGGCTTGTATGTGACCCTCAGGATCGGTCCCTTCATCGAGGCTGAATGGAACTTTGG AGGATTCCCTTACTGGCTAAAAGAGGTGGAGAACATTACCTTCCGTACCGATAATCCACCATTCAAG TATCATATGGAGAAGTTTACAAAGATGATTGTGAACATGATGAAGAGAGAGAAGTTATATGCATCTCAGGGCGGTCCTATTATCCTATCACAG ATCGAAAATGAATATAACATGATCGAGCTTGcatttaaggagaagggaaaatcTTATGTTCAATGGGCCGGAAACATGGCGGTTGGGCTAAAGACAGGAGTGCCATGGGTGATGTGTAAGCAAAATGATGCCCCTGATCCAGTGGTCAGTCTACTATCTTCACCTTCTTTCTTACAAGGTACAAACAATCAGAGGGTTCTATGgcctaaaaatgttttttttccttttttctttgtgAGTGTGAAGATCAACTCATGCAATGGAAGGAACTGTGGAGATACTTTTGTTGGCCCGAATCGACCAAATAAGCCTGTGTTATGGACTGAGAACTGGACTGCTCAGTACAGAGTGTTTGGTGACCCACCATCTCAGAGATCAGCTGAAGATCTTGCATTCTCAGTTGCTCGCTTCTTCTCCAAGAATGGCACGCTCGTAAACTactacatgtatcatggtggaacGAACTTTGGCAGAACAGCTTCCTCATTTGTAACAACTCGCTATTATGATGAAGCTCCTCTCGACGAATATGGTTTTCAGAAGGAACCCAAGTGGGGTCACCTCAGGGACTTGCACTCTGCTCTGAGACTTTGCAGGAAGGCTTTGCTTTGGGGGCTTCCCACTGTTCACACAATGGGGAAGGATCTAGAGGCCCTTGTTTATGAGAAGCCAGGAACTAGTGTGTGTGCTGCCTTCCTCACCAACAATGATACTAGAGTAGCTGCAACTGCAACTTTCAGAGGTGTTGAATTTTATCTACCCTCGCGGTCGATCAGTATTCTCCCTGATTGCAAGACTCTGGTCTTCAACACTCAAAGG ATAActtcacaacacaatgcaagggGCTATCATCCAGTGAAGGAATCTCACAGGGATAGGGAGTGGAAAATGCATCAAGAGAAGATCCCAAGAATCAGCGACACTTATATTAGATCAATGGCCCCATTAGAACTCATGAACTTGACTAAGGATAGAACAGATTACCTCTGGTATACCACAAG TTTGGAGCTGGAGAGAGGCGACTTACCTATGCGGCATGACATTAGTCCAGTAATTGAGGTCGCATCACTTGGACATGTGATGCACGcatttataaataatatttatGTTG GATCAGGGCATGGAGATAAAATAGAAAAAAGCTTTGCATTCAAGAAAGCCATAAATCTAAAAGCTGGAACCAATCGAATTTCCCTTCTAGGCATGACGGTTGGACTACCG GATAGCGGAGTATACTTAGAGCATAGAATGGCAGGTGTTCATTCTGTAATAATTAAAGGTCTGAACACTGGAACCTTGGATCTGTCTACAAATGAGTGGGGACATAAG GCTGGAGTGGCGGGAGAATCCCTTCGTATCTATAAGCAGCATGGGTCTCACAGGGTCGGCTGGTCCAACTCCAAGGGATCTGAAGGCAAGCCACTTACATGGTACAAG